From a single Sander vitreus isolate 19-12246 chromosome 4, sanVit1, whole genome shotgun sequence genomic region:
- the sh2d5 gene encoding SH2 domain-containing protein 5 isoform X3, whose product MGEAPVTESDTTVTRSAEYVGSFPVDDCCLDDQIEQLHTQLRSLKTCKRSRPVSLKFSIKGVKMYDEDETTLLMAHALRRVSLSTARPIDAQFAFVSHNPGSADAQLYCHVFRARHARAAQFLNLLLCRCFQLCYLEKHPEEALQDSVGSMPRRNPSLLNHGFPLSVSALVSFRRAPFQGLLPGTKKNQKSSDDLHSSQDAVFPTSSPSLVRKEAIRNKGLRSGAFRSFTFTPHKQRSVQERLSASQEKDRDKPLVKRSRAPSLAETEEALAQAVWCWAGIAPDNSFSLLADDVLGSYLLCPHPKKPKYGSLIIRFPSGLNTYLIEHTKMQD is encoded by the exons ATGGGTGAGGCACCGGTCACAGAAAGTGATACTACAGTGACTCGATCCGCAGAG TATGTGGGTTCATTTCCTGTGGATGACTGCTGCTTGGATGATCAGATAGAGCAACTGCACACTCAGCTGAGGTCCCTTAAA ACATGCAAAAGAAGCAGACCTGTATCCCTAAAATTCTCCATCAAAGGTGTGAAAATGTATGATGAGGATGAAACG ACACTCCTGATGGCTCACGCTTTGCGTAGAGTCTCTCTGTCCACCGCCCGGCCCATTGATGCCCAGTTTGCCTTCGTCTCCCACAACCCAGGCAGCGCGGATGCCCAGCTGTACTGCCATGTCTTTCGAGCCAGACATGCCAGAGCG GCCCAGTTCCTAAACCTGCTGCTTTGCCGCTGTTTCCAGCTGTGTTACTTGGAGAAGCACCCAGAGGAGGCCCTGCAAGACTCTGTTGGCTCGATGCCTCGTCGCAACCCCTCCCTGCTTAACCACGGCTTCCCTCTCAGTGTTAGTGCCCTGGTGTCCTTCAGAAGAGCCCCTTTTCAAGGGTTGTTGCCAGGGACTAAG AAGAATCAAAAGTCTTCCGATGACCTGCACAGCAGCCAAGATGCAGtcttccccacctcctccccctccctggtGCGCAAGGAAGCCATCCGCAATAAAGGGCTGCGCTCTGGGGCTTTCCGCTCCTTTACTTTCACACCACACAAACAGCGCAGCGTTCAGGAGCGGCTGAGTGCGTCACAAG AAAAGGACAGAGACAAGCCACTGGTGAAGAGATCCCGCGCTCCAAGCTTGGCCGAAACAGAAGAAGCACTAGCTCAAGCAGTGTGGTGTTGGGCTGGTATCGCACC TGACAACAGCTTTTCCCTGCTCGCAGACGATGTTTTGGGATCGTACCTCCTGTGCCCACATCCTAAAAAACCCAAATATGGCTCTCTCATCATTCGCTTCCCCTCTGGCCTGAACACCTACCTCATCGAACACACAA AAATGCAAGACTGA
- the kif17 gene encoding kinesin-like protein KIF17 isoform X2: MGSESVKVVVRCRPLNDREKALGSKMVLSMDLHRCQCFLVKTGAVDEPPKQFTFDGTYFIDQTTEQMYNEIAYPLVEGVTEGYNGTIFAYGQTGSGKSFTMQGVHDPAAQRGVIPRAFEHIFESIQCAEHTKFLVRASYLEIYNEEIRDLLGNDTKQRLELKEHPERGVYVRDLSMHTVHSVGECERIVERGWGNRAVGYTLMNKDSSRSHSIFTIHLEICNTDAAGQDHLRAGKLNLVDLAGSERQSKTGATGERLREATKINLSLSALGNVISALVDGRSKHIPYRDSKLTRLLQDSLGGNMRTLMIACLSPADNNYEESLSTMRYANRAKSIQNRPRINEDPKDALLREYQEEIKKLRTLISGQLSTANLSSLLAGQLSEASPAVPSRPPSSTTEAEKEKIKEEYEERLAKLQAEYNAEQESKAKLQEDITALRSSYESKLSNLEKARASRGSSVPKNDNRKSSGANKEPLSSSCMMTELAEEELSNNTDPMCHIKSGETSLTKVSQPDEPGAAIGALKGPDGDGLIDSPDITAGPLDQQHVLERLQQLEQEVVGGEQARNKELQQRQRQRKNLADQRVQLICTLSENSEDSENVLLNVYNSIQEEVHAKSQMLDKVQGKLKAAKLEIRDLQAEFEVERDDYLATIRRQEKDRQLLHSLLERMVSLVRRDCNYSNLDRLKKESVWDEDSASWRLPDVMVQKTTLPSAVAPKLSAGRGSAADTGEPIMVEEDRYKEMLDRSDSENIASSYFKSKRASQLLGCEATKGHSIYSPPLVNGAAHLTVTGSTMNPPVSSDSVLPRPFRLESLGVPVSNGKVRRKKSKSHIHNEGI, encoded by the exons ATGGGGTCAGAGTCAGTGAAGGTGGTGGTCAGGTGCAGGCCCCTGAATGACAGGGAGAAGGCACTGGGCTCTAAGATGGTGCTATCAATGGACCTGCACCGCTGCCAGTGCTTCCTAGTGAAAACTGGGGCAGTGGATGAGCCGCCCAAACAGTTCACCTTTGATGGGACCTACTTCATTGATCAAACCACTGAGCAGATGTACAACGAGATTGCCTATCCTTTGGTTGAG GGTGTCACTGAGGGATACAATGGCACAATCTTTGCCTATGGACAAACTGGAAGTGGAAAGTCTTTCACCATGCAGGGAGTACACGATCCTGCAGCCCAGAGGGGGGTCATTCCACGAGCATTTGAGCACATCTTTGAGAGTATTCAG TGTGCAGAACATACAAAATTCCTGGTGAGGGCCTCCTACTTGGAGATTTACAATGAAGAAATCCGAGACCTTTTGGGAAATGACACTAAACAGAGATTGGAG CTGAAAGAGCATCCAGAGCGTGGGGTGTATGTGCGGGACCTCTCCATGCACACTGTGCACAGTGTGGGGGAGTGCGAGAGAATTGTAGAGCGAGGCTGGGGGAACCGGGCAGTGGGCTACACGCTGATGAACAAGGACTCCTCCCGCTCACACTCCATCTTCACCATCCATTTGGAGATCTGCAACACAG ATGCAGCTGGCCAGGATCATCTACGAGCAGGTAAACTCAACCTTGTTGACCTGGCAGGAAGCGAGCGTCAGTCGAAAACCGGTGCTACAGGTGAGCGACTCCGTGAGGCCACCAAGATCAACCTCTCCCTCTCGGCCCTGGGTAACGTCATCTCTGCCCTGGTGGACGGACGCTCCAAACACATCCCCTACCGGGACTCCAAGCTGACCAGACTGCTGCAGGACTCTCTGGGAGGAAACATGCGCACCTTGATGATCGCCTGTCTTTCCCCCGCCGACAACAACTATGAGGAAAGCCTAAGCACAATGCGCTATGCCAACCGGGCCAAGAGCATCCAGAACAGGCCTCGTATCAATGAGGACCCAAAGGATGCTCTGCTCCGAGAGTATCAGGAGGAGATCAAGAAGTTGCGGACCCTCATCTCAGGCCAGCTGAGCACTGCTAACCTTTCGT CTCTGCTGGCTGGTCAGTTGTCTGAGGCATCTCCTGCTGTTCCTTCGAGGCCACCATCCAGCACCACAGAAGCAGAGAAGGAGAAGATTAAAGAG GAGTACGAAGAGAGGCTGGCCAAGTTGCAGGCTGAGTACAATGCAGAGCAGGAATCTAAAGCAAAGCTGCAGGAGGACATCACTGCCCTGCGTTCCTCCTATGAATCCAAGCTGTCTAATCTGGAAAAGGCTCGAGCCAGCAGGGGGAGCTCTGTCCCAAAGAATGATAACAGAAAATCATCTGGCGCCAACAAAGAACCAT TGAGCTCTAGCTGTATGATGACAGAGCTTGCTGAGGAAGAGCTCAGCAACAACACTGATCCCATGTGCCACATTAAATCTGGAGAAACTTCCCTGACCAAG GTGAGCCAGCCTGATGAACCTGGTGCTGCAATCGGTGCCCTAAAAGGTCCAGATGGAGACGGGCTCATTGACTCGCCTGACATCACTGCAGGGCCTCTGGACCAGCAACACGTCCTGGAAAG ACTGCAGCAGCTGGAACAGGAGGTGGTAGGGGGAGAGCAGGCCAGGAACAAAGAGTTAcagcagagacagaggcagaggaAGAACCTTGCTGACCAGAGAGTCCAGCTTATCTGCACTTTGTCAGAGAACAGCGAGGACAGTGAAAATGTGCTGTTGAATGTCTACAACTCCATCCAAGAAGAGGTCCATGCCAAAAGCCAAATGCTGGACAAGGTCCAGGGCAAG CtgaaagcagccaaactggagATCCGTGACCTGCAGGCAGAGTTCGAGGTGGAAAGAGATGACTACCTGGCAACAATCCGGCGGCAGGAGAAGGATCGCCagttactgcacagcctcctGGAGCGTATGGTGTCCCTGGTGCGCCGTGACTGCAACTACAGCAACCTGGACCGCTTGAAGAAAGAATCTGTCTGGGACGAGGACAGCGCCAGCTGGAGGCTGCCGGACGTGATGGTGCAGAAAACAACACTGCCTTCAG CTGTGGCTCCGAAACTTTCAGCTGGCAGAGGTTCAGCTGCTGATACTGGAGAGCCAATCATG GTGGAGGAGGACAGGTACAAGGAGATGCTAGACCGTAGTGACAGTGAGAACATCGCCAGCAGCTACTTCAAGTCAAAGAGAGCGAGCCAACTGCTGGGATGTGAAGCTACCAAGGGACACA GCATCTACTCTCCACCCCTGGTTAACGGGGCGGCCCACCTCACTGTGACTGGTTCCACCATGAACCCACCTGTCAGCTCAGACTCCGTCCTGCCACGCCCCTTCCGCCTGGAGTCGTTGGGTGTCCCAGTGTCTAATGGTAAGGTGAGGCGCAAAAAAAGCAAATCTCACATCCATAATGAGGGGATATGA
- the sh2d5 gene encoding SH2 domain-containing protein 5 isoform X4: protein MGEAPVTESDTTVTRSAEYVGSFPVDDCCLDDQIEQLHTQLRSLKTCKRSRPVSLKFSIKGVKMYDEDETTLLMAHALRRVSLSTARPIDAQFAFVSHNPGSADAQLYCHVFRARHARAAQFLNLLLCRCFQLCYLEKHPEEALQDSVGSMPRRNPSLLNHGFPLSVSALVSFRRAPFQGLLPGTKKNQKSSDDLHSSQDAVFPTSSPSLVRKEAIRNKGLRSGAFRSFTFTPHKQRSVQERLSASQGGPRVHRVISRVKELIRKGQRQATGEEIPRSKLGRNRRSTSSSSVVLGWYRT from the exons ATGGGTGAGGCACCGGTCACAGAAAGTGATACTACAGTGACTCGATCCGCAGAG TATGTGGGTTCATTTCCTGTGGATGACTGCTGCTTGGATGATCAGATAGAGCAACTGCACACTCAGCTGAGGTCCCTTAAA ACATGCAAAAGAAGCAGACCTGTATCCCTAAAATTCTCCATCAAAGGTGTGAAAATGTATGATGAGGATGAAACG ACACTCCTGATGGCTCACGCTTTGCGTAGAGTCTCTCTGTCCACCGCCCGGCCCATTGATGCCCAGTTTGCCTTCGTCTCCCACAACCCAGGCAGCGCGGATGCCCAGCTGTACTGCCATGTCTTTCGAGCCAGACATGCCAGAGCG GCCCAGTTCCTAAACCTGCTGCTTTGCCGCTGTTTCCAGCTGTGTTACTTGGAGAAGCACCCAGAGGAGGCCCTGCAAGACTCTGTTGGCTCGATGCCTCGTCGCAACCCCTCCCTGCTTAACCACGGCTTCCCTCTCAGTGTTAGTGCCCTGGTGTCCTTCAGAAGAGCCCCTTTTCAAGGGTTGTTGCCAGGGACTAAG AAGAATCAAAAGTCTTCCGATGACCTGCACAGCAGCCAAGATGCAGtcttccccacctcctccccctccctggtGCGCAAGGAAGCCATCCGCAATAAAGGGCTGCGCTCTGGGGCTTTCCGCTCCTTTACTTTCACACCACACAAACAGCGCAGCGTTCAGGAGCGGCTGAGTGCGTCACAAGGTGGGCCGAGAGTTCACAGAGTGATTTCAAGAGTCAAAGAGTTGATTAG AAAAGGACAGAGACAAGCCACTGGTGAAGAGATCCCGCGCTCCAAGCTTGGCCGAAACAGAAGAAGCACTAGCTCAAGCAGTGTGGTGTTGGGCTGGTATCGCACC TGA
- the kif17 gene encoding kinesin-like protein KIF17 isoform X1: MGSESVKVVVRCRPLNDREKALGSKMVLSMDLHRCQCFLVKTGAVDEPPKQFTFDGTYFIDQTTEQMYNEIAYPLVEGVTEGYNGTIFAYGQTGSGKSFTMQGVHDPAAQRGVIPRAFEHIFESIQCAEHTKFLVRASYLEIYNEEIRDLLGNDTKQRLELKEHPERGVYVRDLSMHTVHSVGECERIVERGWGNRAVGYTLMNKDSSRSHSIFTIHLEICNTDAAGQDHLRAGKLNLVDLAGSERQSKTGATGERLREATKINLSLSALGNVISALVDGRSKHIPYRDSKLTRLLQDSLGGNMRTLMIACLSPADNNYEESLSTMRYANRAKSIQNRPRINEDPKDALLREYQEEIKKLRTLISGQLSTANLSSLLAGQLSEASPAVPSRPPSSTTEAEKEKIKEEYEERLAKLQAEYNAEQESKAKLQEDITALRSSYESKLSNLEKARASRGSSVPKNDNRKSSGANKEPLSSSCMMTELAEEELSNNTDPMCHIKSGETSLTKVSQPDEPGAAIGALKGPDGDGLIDSPDITAGPLDQQHVLERLQQLEQEVVGGEQARNKELQQRQRQRKNLADQRVQLICTLSENSEDSENVLLNVYNSIQEEVHAKSQMLDKVQGKLKAAKLEIRDLQAEFEVERDDYLATIRRQEKDRQLLHSLLERMVSLVRRDCNYSNLDRLKKESVWDEDSASWRLPDVMVQKTTLPSAVAPKLSAGRGSAADTGEPIMQVEEDRYKEMLDRSDSENIASSYFKSKRASQLLGCEATKGHSIYSPPLVNGAAHLTVTGSTMNPPVSSDSVLPRPFRLESLGVPVSNGKVRRKKSKSHIHNEGI, translated from the exons ATGGGGTCAGAGTCAGTGAAGGTGGTGGTCAGGTGCAGGCCCCTGAATGACAGGGAGAAGGCACTGGGCTCTAAGATGGTGCTATCAATGGACCTGCACCGCTGCCAGTGCTTCCTAGTGAAAACTGGGGCAGTGGATGAGCCGCCCAAACAGTTCACCTTTGATGGGACCTACTTCATTGATCAAACCACTGAGCAGATGTACAACGAGATTGCCTATCCTTTGGTTGAG GGTGTCACTGAGGGATACAATGGCACAATCTTTGCCTATGGACAAACTGGAAGTGGAAAGTCTTTCACCATGCAGGGAGTACACGATCCTGCAGCCCAGAGGGGGGTCATTCCACGAGCATTTGAGCACATCTTTGAGAGTATTCAG TGTGCAGAACATACAAAATTCCTGGTGAGGGCCTCCTACTTGGAGATTTACAATGAAGAAATCCGAGACCTTTTGGGAAATGACACTAAACAGAGATTGGAG CTGAAAGAGCATCCAGAGCGTGGGGTGTATGTGCGGGACCTCTCCATGCACACTGTGCACAGTGTGGGGGAGTGCGAGAGAATTGTAGAGCGAGGCTGGGGGAACCGGGCAGTGGGCTACACGCTGATGAACAAGGACTCCTCCCGCTCACACTCCATCTTCACCATCCATTTGGAGATCTGCAACACAG ATGCAGCTGGCCAGGATCATCTACGAGCAGGTAAACTCAACCTTGTTGACCTGGCAGGAAGCGAGCGTCAGTCGAAAACCGGTGCTACAGGTGAGCGACTCCGTGAGGCCACCAAGATCAACCTCTCCCTCTCGGCCCTGGGTAACGTCATCTCTGCCCTGGTGGACGGACGCTCCAAACACATCCCCTACCGGGACTCCAAGCTGACCAGACTGCTGCAGGACTCTCTGGGAGGAAACATGCGCACCTTGATGATCGCCTGTCTTTCCCCCGCCGACAACAACTATGAGGAAAGCCTAAGCACAATGCGCTATGCCAACCGGGCCAAGAGCATCCAGAACAGGCCTCGTATCAATGAGGACCCAAAGGATGCTCTGCTCCGAGAGTATCAGGAGGAGATCAAGAAGTTGCGGACCCTCATCTCAGGCCAGCTGAGCACTGCTAACCTTTCGT CTCTGCTGGCTGGTCAGTTGTCTGAGGCATCTCCTGCTGTTCCTTCGAGGCCACCATCCAGCACCACAGAAGCAGAGAAGGAGAAGATTAAAGAG GAGTACGAAGAGAGGCTGGCCAAGTTGCAGGCTGAGTACAATGCAGAGCAGGAATCTAAAGCAAAGCTGCAGGAGGACATCACTGCCCTGCGTTCCTCCTATGAATCCAAGCTGTCTAATCTGGAAAAGGCTCGAGCCAGCAGGGGGAGCTCTGTCCCAAAGAATGATAACAGAAAATCATCTGGCGCCAACAAAGAACCAT TGAGCTCTAGCTGTATGATGACAGAGCTTGCTGAGGAAGAGCTCAGCAACAACACTGATCCCATGTGCCACATTAAATCTGGAGAAACTTCCCTGACCAAG GTGAGCCAGCCTGATGAACCTGGTGCTGCAATCGGTGCCCTAAAAGGTCCAGATGGAGACGGGCTCATTGACTCGCCTGACATCACTGCAGGGCCTCTGGACCAGCAACACGTCCTGGAAAG ACTGCAGCAGCTGGAACAGGAGGTGGTAGGGGGAGAGCAGGCCAGGAACAAAGAGTTAcagcagagacagaggcagaggaAGAACCTTGCTGACCAGAGAGTCCAGCTTATCTGCACTTTGTCAGAGAACAGCGAGGACAGTGAAAATGTGCTGTTGAATGTCTACAACTCCATCCAAGAAGAGGTCCATGCCAAAAGCCAAATGCTGGACAAGGTCCAGGGCAAG CtgaaagcagccaaactggagATCCGTGACCTGCAGGCAGAGTTCGAGGTGGAAAGAGATGACTACCTGGCAACAATCCGGCGGCAGGAGAAGGATCGCCagttactgcacagcctcctGGAGCGTATGGTGTCCCTGGTGCGCCGTGACTGCAACTACAGCAACCTGGACCGCTTGAAGAAAGAATCTGTCTGGGACGAGGACAGCGCCAGCTGGAGGCTGCCGGACGTGATGGTGCAGAAAACAACACTGCCTTCAG CTGTGGCTCCGAAACTTTCAGCTGGCAGAGGTTCAGCTGCTGATACTGGAGAGCCAATCATG CAGGTGGAGGAGGACAGGTACAAGGAGATGCTAGACCGTAGTGACAGTGAGAACATCGCCAGCAGCTACTTCAAGTCAAAGAGAGCGAGCCAACTGCTGGGATGTGAAGCTACCAAGGGACACA GCATCTACTCTCCACCCCTGGTTAACGGGGCGGCCCACCTCACTGTGACTGGTTCCACCATGAACCCACCTGTCAGCTCAGACTCCGTCCTGCCACGCCCCTTCCGCCTGGAGTCGTTGGGTGTCCCAGTGTCTAATGGTAAGGTGAGGCGCAAAAAAAGCAAATCTCACATCCATAATGAGGGGATATGA
- the sh2d5 gene encoding SH2 domain-containing protein 5 isoform X2: MGEAPVTESDTTVTRSAETLLMAHALRRVSLSTARPIDAQFAFVSHNPGSADAQLYCHVFRARHARAAQFLNLLLCRCFQLCYLEKHPEEALQDSVGSMPRRNPSLLNHGFPLSVSALVSFRRAPFQGLLPGTKKNQKSSDDLHSSQDAVFPTSSPSLVRKEAIRNKGLRSGAFRSFTFTPHKQRSVQERLSASQEKDRDKPLVKRSRAPSLAETEEALAQAVWCWAGIAPDNSFSLLADDVLGSYLLCPHPKKPKYGSLIIRFPSGLNTYLIEHTSKGKLILEKCKTEFSSIVELIEHYTDNWDELPCLLSCARVNHCYEWEENTSKQQAVKPHKSLNKANIKSTPRKDWV; this comes from the exons ATGGGTGAGGCACCGGTCACAGAAAGTGATACTACAGTGACTCGATCCGCAGAG ACACTCCTGATGGCTCACGCTTTGCGTAGAGTCTCTCTGTCCACCGCCCGGCCCATTGATGCCCAGTTTGCCTTCGTCTCCCACAACCCAGGCAGCGCGGATGCCCAGCTGTACTGCCATGTCTTTCGAGCCAGACATGCCAGAGCG GCCCAGTTCCTAAACCTGCTGCTTTGCCGCTGTTTCCAGCTGTGTTACTTGGAGAAGCACCCAGAGGAGGCCCTGCAAGACTCTGTTGGCTCGATGCCTCGTCGCAACCCCTCCCTGCTTAACCACGGCTTCCCTCTCAGTGTTAGTGCCCTGGTGTCCTTCAGAAGAGCCCCTTTTCAAGGGTTGTTGCCAGGGACTAAG AAGAATCAAAAGTCTTCCGATGACCTGCACAGCAGCCAAGATGCAGtcttccccacctcctccccctccctggtGCGCAAGGAAGCCATCCGCAATAAAGGGCTGCGCTCTGGGGCTTTCCGCTCCTTTACTTTCACACCACACAAACAGCGCAGCGTTCAGGAGCGGCTGAGTGCGTCACAAG AAAAGGACAGAGACAAGCCACTGGTGAAGAGATCCCGCGCTCCAAGCTTGGCCGAAACAGAAGAAGCACTAGCTCAAGCAGTGTGGTGTTGGGCTGGTATCGCACC TGACAACAGCTTTTCCCTGCTCGCAGACGATGTTTTGGGATCGTACCTCCTGTGCCCACATCCTAAAAAACCCAAATATGGCTCTCTCATCATTCGCTTCCCCTCTGGCCTGAACACCTACCTCATCGAACACACAAGTAAAGGGAAATTAATACTGGAG AAATGCAAGACTGAATTCAGTTCCATAGTAGAACTGATCGAACACTATACAGACAATTGGGATGAGCTGCCCTGTCTGCTGAGCTGTGCCCGGGTAAACCACTGTTACGAGTGGGAGGAAAATACCAGCAAACAGCAGGCTGTAAAGCCACACAAAAGCCTGAACAAAGCCAACATTAAAAGTACCCCCAGAAAGGACTGGGTTTAA
- the LOC144516305 gene encoding specifically androgen-regulated gene protein, with protein MPKSDTWPGGTGLETMTGMDSAGSCDSVVSANSAFSDDSLEHLSAEEKACLMFLEETIESLDTEEDSGLSNDEPDQLPSPGNLATKRADLSASMSKSKLNSSQKHASVEHKKGNVDNKLMLSYLVPTPFVLASSSPCSVPNAKSSFPPDKNISSKPHFTPSSNKPDHTNNQKPVAPQAPLEVNVVIPPPTKPRDYSVKTAEGLPRGPLSYEALVHLRRSASTKKTPLCPTIDHTIELDKHLPVTVEGPKLRNLLKYDSSHPEAFKSKTGPLVVAPKPKKIPANISVKTQNEASITSDSSHNVKNATDPQVVRLEALQKLGLLKDQHPDVETVAVLSPPKSHSSLDQTHNRSTRGPSNVNPSRSPLFCHSKVPTEPKNKPLQNSASFHHYSRCDQQHVSVSHPSQSSGLKATGLERSATLDNHRNGGNCQPVPRKPANSVGYTVMVVPGMGADRKEALRKLGLLKD; from the exons ATGCCAAAAAGCGATACCTGGCCAGGTGGCACTGGATTAGAGACGATGACTGGCATGGACAGTGCTGGCAGCTGCGACAGCGTTGTCAGCGCCAATTCTGCCTTT aGTGATGATAGTCTGGAGCACCTGTCTGCTGAAGAGAAGGCCTGTCTCATGTTTTTGGAGGAGACTATTGAGTCTTTGGATACTGAGGAAGATAGTGGACTGTCCAATGACGAACCTGACCAACTGCCCAGCCCTGGCAACCTTGCTACCAAACGGGCTGACCTGTCAGCCTCCATGAGCAAAAGCAAGCTCAACA GTTCACAGAAACATGCCTCTGTGGAACACAAAAAGGGAAATGTTGACAACAAACTCATGCTGAGCTACCTGGTTCCTACACCTTTTGTTCTGGCAAGCAGCTCTCCATGTTCTGTACCCAATGCAAAGTCGAGTTTCCCtccagacaaaaacatcagctcTAAGCCTCACTTCACTCCTTCAAGCAACAAACCCGATCACACAAACAACCAGAAACCTGTCGCTCCCCAAGCACCATTAGAGGTTAATGTTGTGATACCTCCTCCCACCAAACCCAGGGACTACTCAGTTAAGACAGCTGAAGGTTTACCCAGAGGTCCTCTGTCCTATGAGGCACTTGTTCATTTGCGAAGAAGTGCCTCCACAAAGAAAACGCCTCTATGTCCCACAATTGATCATACTATAGAGTTGGACAAGCACCTTCCTGTCACAGTGGAAGGCCCAAAACTCAGAAATCTGCTAAAATATGACAGCTCCCACCCAGAGGCTTTTAAGTCTAAGACAGGTCCTCTGGTTGTGGCCCCCAAACCAAAAAAGATTCCTGCCAACATATCtgtgaaaacacaaaatgaagcATCCATAACCTCAGACTCTTCACACAATGTGAAGAATGCAACAGATCCCCAGGTCGTGAGACTGGAAGCTTTGCAGAAGCTGGGTCTCCTCAAAGACCAACATCCAGATGTTGAGACAGTAGCCGTGCTGTCTCCCCCTAAATCTCACTCTTCTCTGGACCAGACACACAACAGATCTACAAGAGGTCCATCTAATGTTAATCCATCCAGAAGCCCATTGTTTTGTCATTCTAAAGTGCCCACAGAGCCCAAAAACAAGCCTCTGCAGAACAGTGCCAGTTTCCATCACTACTCCAGATGTGACCAACAGCATGTGTCTGTATCACATCCGTCTCAATCCAGTGGATTGAAGGCAACTGGTCTGGAGCGCTCTGCTACCCTGGACAACCACAGAAATGGTGGAAACTGTCAGCCTGTACCCCGCAAACCCGCAAACTCAGTGGGATATACGGTGATGGTGGTGCCTGGGATGGGAGCAGATCGAAAAGAAGCACTCCGAAAGCTTGGACTGCTCAAAGACTAA
- the sh2d5 gene encoding SH2 domain-containing protein 5 isoform X1: protein MGEAPVTESDTTVTRSAEYVGSFPVDDCCLDDQIEQLHTQLRSLKTCKRSRPVSLKFSIKGVKMYDEDETTLLMAHALRRVSLSTARPIDAQFAFVSHNPGSADAQLYCHVFRARHARAAQFLNLLLCRCFQLCYLEKHPEEALQDSVGSMPRRNPSLLNHGFPLSVSALVSFRRAPFQGLLPGTKKNQKSSDDLHSSQDAVFPTSSPSLVRKEAIRNKGLRSGAFRSFTFTPHKQRSVQERLSASQEKDRDKPLVKRSRAPSLAETEEALAQAVWCWAGIAPDNSFSLLADDVLGSYLLCPHPKKPKYGSLIIRFPSGLNTYLIEHTSKGKLILEKCKTEFSSIVELIEHYTDNWDELPCLLSCARVNHCYEWEENTSKQQAVKPHKSLNKANIKSTPRKDWV from the exons ATGGGTGAGGCACCGGTCACAGAAAGTGATACTACAGTGACTCGATCCGCAGAG TATGTGGGTTCATTTCCTGTGGATGACTGCTGCTTGGATGATCAGATAGAGCAACTGCACACTCAGCTGAGGTCCCTTAAA ACATGCAAAAGAAGCAGACCTGTATCCCTAAAATTCTCCATCAAAGGTGTGAAAATGTATGATGAGGATGAAACG ACACTCCTGATGGCTCACGCTTTGCGTAGAGTCTCTCTGTCCACCGCCCGGCCCATTGATGCCCAGTTTGCCTTCGTCTCCCACAACCCAGGCAGCGCGGATGCCCAGCTGTACTGCCATGTCTTTCGAGCCAGACATGCCAGAGCG GCCCAGTTCCTAAACCTGCTGCTTTGCCGCTGTTTCCAGCTGTGTTACTTGGAGAAGCACCCAGAGGAGGCCCTGCAAGACTCTGTTGGCTCGATGCCTCGTCGCAACCCCTCCCTGCTTAACCACGGCTTCCCTCTCAGTGTTAGTGCCCTGGTGTCCTTCAGAAGAGCCCCTTTTCAAGGGTTGTTGCCAGGGACTAAG AAGAATCAAAAGTCTTCCGATGACCTGCACAGCAGCCAAGATGCAGtcttccccacctcctccccctccctggtGCGCAAGGAAGCCATCCGCAATAAAGGGCTGCGCTCTGGGGCTTTCCGCTCCTTTACTTTCACACCACACAAACAGCGCAGCGTTCAGGAGCGGCTGAGTGCGTCACAAG AAAAGGACAGAGACAAGCCACTGGTGAAGAGATCCCGCGCTCCAAGCTTGGCCGAAACAGAAGAAGCACTAGCTCAAGCAGTGTGGTGTTGGGCTGGTATCGCACC TGACAACAGCTTTTCCCTGCTCGCAGACGATGTTTTGGGATCGTACCTCCTGTGCCCACATCCTAAAAAACCCAAATATGGCTCTCTCATCATTCGCTTCCCCTCTGGCCTGAACACCTACCTCATCGAACACACAAGTAAAGGGAAATTAATACTGGAG AAATGCAAGACTGAATTCAGTTCCATAGTAGAACTGATCGAACACTATACAGACAATTGGGATGAGCTGCCCTGTCTGCTGAGCTGTGCCCGGGTAAACCACTGTTACGAGTGGGAGGAAAATACCAGCAAACAGCAGGCTGTAAAGCCACACAAAAGCCTGAACAAAGCCAACATTAAAAGTACCCCCAGAAAGGACTGGGTTTAA